Proteins encoded together in one Thermomonospora curvata DSM 43183 window:
- a CDS encoding CoA-transferase subunit beta encodes MTEQTLHKVRRADVCAVAIADCFRGDGEILANPIGNLPVLGGRLARAVHEPQLMMTDGEAYLTGDVPPLGTAPEVIEGWNPFRRMFDVVWGGRRHVMMGASQIDRYGNQNIAAIGSDPDKPVRQLIGFRGAPGNTINNTTSYWIPNHSTRVFVEKVDLVCGIGYDRAAELGEVARFHNLRHVITNLAVLDFETPDHRMRLRSVHPGVTVEDVVANTGFELVIPDQVPTTRTPTDEEMAVIERLDPAGLRYREVKD; translated from the coding sequence GTGACCGAGCAGACCCTCCACAAGGTGCGGCGCGCCGACGTCTGCGCCGTCGCCATCGCCGACTGCTTCCGCGGCGACGGGGAGATCCTGGCCAACCCGATCGGGAACCTGCCGGTCCTGGGCGGACGGCTGGCCCGCGCCGTGCATGAGCCGCAGCTGATGATGACCGACGGGGAGGCCTACCTGACCGGCGACGTCCCGCCGCTGGGCACCGCCCCGGAGGTGATCGAGGGCTGGAACCCGTTCCGGCGGATGTTCGATGTGGTGTGGGGCGGCCGCCGGCACGTGATGATGGGCGCCAGCCAGATCGACAGGTACGGCAACCAGAACATCGCGGCGATCGGGTCCGACCCCGACAAGCCGGTGCGGCAGCTCATCGGCTTCCGCGGCGCCCCCGGCAACACCATCAACAACACCACCAGCTACTGGATCCCCAACCACAGCACCCGGGTGTTCGTGGAGAAGGTGGACCTGGTGTGCGGCATCGGCTATGACCGGGCCGCCGAGCTGGGCGAGGTGGCGCGCTTCCACAACCTGCGGCACGTCATCACCAATCTGGCCGTGCTGGACTTCGAAACCCCCGACCACCGGATGCGGCTGCGGTCGGTGCACCCGGGCGTCACGGTCGAGGACGTGGTGGCCAACACCGGTTTCGAGCTGGTCATCCCCGACCAGGTGCCCACCACCCGCACGCCCACCGACGAGGAGATGGCCGTCATCGAACGGCTGGACCCCGCGGGCCTGCGGTACCGCGAGGTGAAGGACTGA
- a CDS encoding NAD(P)H-dependent flavin oxidoreductase gives MHPALHTRACELFGIKYPIVQTGMGWVSGVHLTAATAAAGGLGILAAVTMSDEQMLTAVREMRERTDAPFGVNLRPDQPDIAERVKALAREGVKVVSFAGAPTKDTVSRLHDAGVLCIVTVGMRRHAEKVAALGVDAVIAQGGEGGGHTGSVPTSLLLPQVVDAVGADIPVLAAGGFHDGRGLVSALAYGADGIAMGTRFLLTQESRVPEPVKRDHYLKAGVTDTVVTSAIDGRPQRVIRTPFVEALERQSPWRRGVRILRASTRMKELTGQSPLKAVREGLAMRREQGLTWFQVASAINVPLLIKAALVEGRPEAGVLPTGQVTGVVDDLPTVAELIERIIAEAESTLRRLESGKRP, from the coding sequence ATGCATCCGGCGCTGCACACCCGGGCCTGCGAGCTGTTCGGGATCAAGTACCCGATCGTCCAGACCGGCATGGGCTGGGTGTCGGGCGTGCACCTGACCGCCGCCACCGCCGCGGCCGGCGGGCTGGGCATCCTGGCCGCGGTCACCATGTCGGACGAGCAGATGCTGACGGCCGTCCGCGAGATGCGCGAGCGCACCGACGCGCCGTTCGGGGTGAACCTGCGTCCCGACCAGCCCGACATCGCCGAACGGGTCAAGGCGCTGGCCCGGGAGGGCGTGAAGGTGGTCTCCTTCGCCGGCGCCCCCACCAAGGACACCGTCTCCCGGCTGCACGACGCGGGCGTGCTGTGCATCGTCACCGTGGGGATGCGGCGGCACGCCGAGAAGGTCGCCGCGCTGGGCGTGGACGCGGTGATCGCCCAGGGCGGCGAGGGCGGCGGCCACACCGGCTCGGTGCCCACCTCGCTGCTGCTGCCGCAGGTGGTGGACGCGGTCGGCGCCGACATCCCGGTGCTGGCGGCCGGCGGGTTCCACGACGGCCGGGGGCTGGTGTCGGCGCTGGCCTACGGCGCGGACGGCATCGCCATGGGCACCCGGTTCCTGCTCACCCAGGAAAGCCGCGTGCCCGAGCCGGTCAAACGCGACCACTACCTGAAGGCCGGCGTCACCGACACGGTGGTGACGTCCGCGATCGACGGGCGTCCCCAGCGGGTCATCCGCACCCCGTTCGTGGAGGCCCTGGAGCGCCAGTCGCCGTGGCGGCGGGGAGTGCGGATCCTGCGCGCCAGCACCCGGATGAAGGAGCTGACCGGGCAGTCCCCGCTCAAGGCCGTCCGGGAGGGCCTGGCGATGCGCCGCGAGCAGGGCCTGACGTGGTTCCAGGTGGCCAGCGCCATCAACGTCCCGCTGCTGATCAAGGCGGCGCTGGTGGAAGGCCGCCCGGAGGCCGGGGTGCTGCCCACCGGGCAGGTCACCGGGGTGGTCGACGACCTGCCCACGGTCGCCGAGCTCATCGAGCGCATCATCGCCGAGGCCGAGAGCACCCTGCGGCGCCTGGAGTCCGGCAAGCGCCCGTAG
- a CDS encoding FadR/GntR family transcriptional regulator, which translates to MQLHQPRVAEMVAAILRDRILSGELKDGDALPAQDELLREFEVSKPSLREALGILEAEGLITVQRGNRGGAVVHVPTPAHAAYMIGLVMQFRGIGYDDVGDALKRLEPMCAALCATREDRHTEVLPRLRLIHEQTLAAVEDEVEFTRVTRRFHQELVQLCGNQTLILVVGTLETLWSSQEQQWAARASESGDFPDVERRESGIRAHERIMRLIERGDAEALERFARVHLDNTMRYASNPGPVEVVSSNPFKTRLRRH; encoded by the coding sequence GTGCAGCTCCACCAACCGCGGGTGGCCGAGATGGTCGCGGCCATCCTGCGCGACCGCATCCTCAGCGGCGAGCTCAAGGACGGGGACGCGCTGCCCGCGCAAGACGAGCTGCTGCGCGAGTTCGAGGTCAGCAAGCCCTCGCTGCGCGAGGCCCTGGGCATCCTGGAGGCCGAGGGTCTGATCACCGTGCAGCGCGGCAACCGCGGCGGCGCCGTGGTGCACGTGCCCACCCCCGCCCACGCCGCCTACATGATCGGCCTGGTCATGCAGTTCCGCGGCATCGGCTACGACGACGTGGGGGACGCCCTCAAACGCCTGGAACCCATGTGCGCCGCGTTGTGCGCCACCCGCGAGGACCGGCACACCGAGGTGCTGCCCCGGCTGCGGCTGATCCACGAACAGACCCTGGCCGCCGTCGAGGACGAGGTGGAGTTCACCCGCGTCACCCGCCGCTTCCACCAGGAACTGGTGCAACTGTGCGGCAACCAGACCCTGATCCTGGTGGTCGGGACGCTGGAGACCCTGTGGTCCTCCCAGGAGCAGCAGTGGGCGGCCCGCGCCAGCGAGTCCGGCGACTTCCCCGACGTGGAACGCCGCGAGTCCGGCATCCGCGCCCACGAGCGCATCATGCGCCTGATCGAACGGGGCGACGCCGAGGCCCTGGAACGCTTCGCCCGCGTCCACCTCGACAACACCATGCGTTATGCGTCCAACCCCGGCCCGGTCGAGGTCGTCTCCTCCAACCCCTTCAAAACCCGCCTGCGCCGCCACTGA
- a CDS encoding monovalent cation/H+ antiporter complex subunit F, with protein MNVVYAVTYALLSLAALLTLLRMVRGPGPLDRIVALDVLAVLLVSGVAVQAATQGEAAHSSSLVVIALLGFVGTVTAARLAGEREERR; from the coding sequence GTGAACGTCGTCTACGCCGTCACCTACGCGCTGCTGTCGCTGGCGGCGCTGCTGACCCTGCTGCGCATGGTGCGCGGCCCCGGCCCGCTGGACCGGATCGTGGCGCTGGACGTCCTGGCGGTGCTGCTGGTCAGCGGGGTCGCGGTGCAGGCGGCCACCCAGGGGGAGGCGGCCCACTCCTCCTCCCTGGTGGTGATCGCCCTGCTGGGCTTCGTGGGCACCGTCACCGCGGCCCGCCTGGCCGGGGAGCGGGAGGAACGCAGGTGA
- a CDS encoding Na+/H+ antiporter subunit E has product MKISAPRLAMAVWLLVIWVALWSRVNLLVVLSGALVVALVYRVTRLPAPPQTHRVRPLELAITTGRFFADLVASSLVVARLALQGPQAVRAGILQIPYRVRSSVLLILLSNNITLRPGSVVMEIDGGKSLLYVHGIPIRDQTDAQRVRADVRDTERRLMRTFPLSGRPTGGEGR; this is encoded by the coding sequence GTGAAGATCTCCGCTCCCCGCCTGGCGATGGCGGTCTGGCTGCTGGTCATCTGGGTGGCGCTGTGGAGCAGGGTGAACCTGCTCGTCGTGCTCTCCGGGGCGCTGGTGGTCGCCCTGGTGTACCGGGTGACGCGGCTGCCGGCGCCGCCGCAGACCCACCGCGTCCGGCCGCTGGAGCTGGCCATCACCACCGGCCGGTTCTTCGCCGACCTGGTGGCCTCCAGCCTGGTGGTCGCACGGCTGGCGCTGCAGGGGCCGCAGGCCGTGCGCGCCGGCATCCTGCAGATCCCCTACCGGGTGCGCTCCAGCGTGCTGCTGATCCTGCTCAGCAACAACATCACGCTGCGGCCGGGCTCGGTGGTGATGGAGATCGACGGCGGCAAGTCACTGCTGTACGTGCACGGAATCCCGATCCGTGATCAAACCGACGCCCAGCGGGTACGGGCGGACGTGCGCGACACCGAACGCAGGCTGATGCGGACGTTCCCCTTGTCAGGCCGTCCGACGGGAGGTGAGGGCCGGTGA
- a CDS encoding CoA transferase subunit A, whose product MSEADVVARLSDGMTIGIGGWGSRRKPMSIVREICRSSLKDLTVVSYGGPDVGMLCAAGKVRHVVFAFVSLDTIPLEPYFRKARESGAVTAKQMDEGMMLLGLQAAAWRVPFLPTRVGLGSDLQRIDPSLRTVTSPYPAPGGTHEELIAVPALHLDAAIVHVNRADENGNGQFLGPDPYFDDLFLEAAEQRFISCERIVPTAELTASAPLHTLKITRMMVDGVVEAPGGAHPTSCVPDYPRDEAFQRDYAASAKEPDGWERFSKEWIDGLDEAAYQAKLKG is encoded by the coding sequence ATGTCGGAGGCGGACGTCGTCGCCCGCCTGTCCGACGGCATGACCATCGGCATCGGCGGCTGGGGCAGCCGGCGCAAGCCCATGTCGATCGTCCGGGAGATCTGCCGGTCGTCGCTGAAGGATCTGACGGTGGTCTCCTACGGCGGCCCGGACGTGGGGATGCTGTGCGCGGCCGGCAAGGTCCGGCACGTGGTGTTCGCGTTCGTGTCGCTGGACACCATCCCGCTAGAGCCCTACTTCCGCAAGGCCCGCGAGTCCGGCGCCGTCACCGCCAAGCAGATGGACGAGGGCATGATGCTGCTGGGGCTGCAGGCCGCGGCCTGGCGGGTGCCGTTCCTGCCCACCCGGGTCGGGCTGGGCTCGGACCTGCAGCGCATCGACCCGTCGCTGCGCACCGTCACCTCCCCCTACCCGGCCCCCGGCGGCACCCACGAAGAGCTGATCGCCGTGCCCGCGCTGCACCTGGACGCGGCGATCGTGCACGTCAACCGGGCCGACGAGAACGGCAACGGGCAGTTCCTCGGCCCCGACCCCTACTTCGACGACCTGTTCCTGGAGGCCGCCGAGCAGCGCTTCATCTCCTGTGAGCGGATCGTCCCGACCGCCGAGCTGACCGCCTCCGCCCCGCTGCACACCCTGAAGATCACCCGGATGATGGTGGACGGGGTGGTGGAGGCCCCCGGCGGCGCGCACCCCACCTCCTGCGTCCCCGACTACCCCCGCGACGAGGCGTTCCAGAGGGACTACGCCGCCTCCGCCAAGGAGCCCGACGGCTGGGAGCGCTTCTCCAAGGAATGGATCGACGGCCTGGACGAGGCCGCCTACCAGGCGAAGCTGAAGGGGTGA
- a CDS encoding cation:proton antiporter, which yields MSVTDLITAVLLPAGAAFSALGALGMVRFPDTVTRIHAAAKPHTIGLLLVLAGTAAQMTSMSDIAPLLLVALFQLVTSPVVAQTVGGIVYRTGALDRDVLVIDESDRTG from the coding sequence GTGAGCGTCACCGACCTGATCACCGCCGTGCTGCTGCCGGCCGGCGCGGCGTTCTCGGCGCTCGGCGCGCTCGGCATGGTGCGCTTCCCCGACACCGTCACCCGCATCCACGCCGCCGCCAAGCCGCACACCATCGGGCTGCTGCTGGTGTTGGCCGGGACGGCCGCGCAGATGACCTCGATGTCCGACATCGCCCCGCTGCTGCTGGTGGCGCTGTTCCAGCTGGTGACCTCCCCGGTGGTGGCGCAGACGGTGGGCGGCATCGTGTACCGCACCGGCGCGCTGGACCGCGACGTCCTCGTCATCGACGAGTCCGACCGGACCGGGTGA
- a CDS encoding Na+/H+ antiporter subunit D produces the protein MNVLLPLPFALPLAGGALSLLVRRSAGLLRALSMAVLAGLVAVAVAVAAAVARHGVISVQAGDWPAPLGITLVADRLSALMLVVSTVVLLAIMIYAVGEGVVGHTESEPSLFYPVYLTLAAGVCLSFLAGDLFNLFVGFEVMLVSSHVLMTLAPNPARMHAGMTYTVTSLTSSILFLTAIGFTYAATGTVNLADLSVRTENLPPGLRAALAVMFLVVFGIKGAVVPLHLWLPDSYPVAITKITAIFAALLTKTAVYALIRTQTLLFPLQEASALMLVLAALTLLVGMLGALVQHDIHRVLSFTLVGHIGFMVFGLALFSVAGLAGALLYLVHHIVVQATLFLVSDIMQEETGHTSLDRLGGLAKTSTLTAVLFFVPAMSLSGIPPLSGFVAKLALLQAGFGSGRALAYLVAGVAVAASLLTLVAMSRVWTLAFWRPRPSGAPPPETRGEPEPSRQVRYSHLLVRAVTAGMVLLGLAVAVLAGPLTSWTLQAAGDLLDRTAYRQAVLGEEAP, from the coding sequence GTGAACGTCCTGCTGCCGCTGCCGTTCGCGCTGCCGCTGGCGGGCGGTGCGCTGTCGCTGCTGGTGCGGCGCTCGGCCGGGCTGCTGCGGGCGCTGAGCATGGCGGTGCTGGCCGGCCTGGTGGCCGTGGCCGTGGCGGTGGCCGCGGCGGTGGCCCGCCACGGCGTGATCAGCGTGCAGGCCGGGGACTGGCCGGCGCCGCTGGGCATCACGCTGGTCGCCGACCGGCTGAGCGCGCTGATGCTGGTGGTCTCCACCGTGGTGCTGCTGGCGATCATGATCTACGCGGTCGGCGAGGGCGTGGTCGGGCACACCGAGTCCGAGCCGAGCCTGTTCTACCCCGTCTACCTGACGCTGGCGGCGGGGGTGTGCCTGTCGTTCCTGGCCGGGGACCTGTTCAACCTGTTCGTGGGCTTTGAGGTCATGCTGGTCTCCAGCCACGTGCTGATGACGCTGGCCCCCAACCCGGCGCGCATGCACGCCGGGATGACCTACACGGTCACCAGCCTGACCTCCTCGATCCTGTTCCTGACGGCCATCGGCTTCACCTACGCGGCCACCGGCACGGTCAACCTGGCCGACCTGTCGGTCCGCACCGAGAACCTGCCGCCGGGGCTGCGGGCCGCGCTGGCGGTGATGTTCCTGGTGGTGTTCGGGATCAAGGGCGCGGTGGTGCCGCTGCACCTGTGGCTGCCCGACAGCTACCCGGTGGCCATCACCAAGATCACCGCGATCTTCGCGGCGCTGCTCACCAAGACCGCCGTCTACGCGCTGATCCGCACCCAGACGCTGCTGTTCCCGCTCCAGGAGGCCAGCGCGCTGATGCTGGTGCTGGCCGCGCTGACGCTGCTGGTGGGGATGCTGGGGGCGCTGGTCCAGCACGACATCCACCGGGTGCTGTCGTTCACCCTGGTCGGCCACATCGGCTTCATGGTCTTCGGGCTGGCGCTGTTCTCGGTCGCCGGGCTGGCCGGGGCGCTGCTGTACCTCGTCCACCACATCGTGGTGCAGGCCACGTTGTTCCTGGTCAGCGACATCATGCAGGAGGAGACCGGGCACACCTCGCTGGACCGGCTGGGCGGGCTGGCGAAGACCTCCACGCTCACCGCCGTGCTGTTCTTCGTCCCCGCCATGAGCCTGAGCGGGATCCCGCCGCTGTCGGGGTTCGTGGCCAAGCTGGCGCTGCTGCAGGCCGGGTTCGGCTCCGGCCGCGCGCTGGCCTACCTGGTGGCGGGGGTGGCGGTGGCGGCCAGTCTGCTGACGCTGGTGGCGATGAGCCGGGTCTGGACGCTGGCCTTTTGGCGTCCCCGCCCCTCCGGCGCCCCGCCCCCCGAAACGCGAGGCGAGCCGGAGCCGTCCCGGCAGGTGCGCTACAGCCACCTGCTGGTGCGCGCGGTGACCGCCGGGATGGTGCTGCTCGGGCTGGCGGTGGCGGTGCTGGCCGGGCCGCTGACGTCCTGGACCCTGCAGGCGGCCGGCGACCTGCTGGACCGCACCGCCTACCGGCAGGCGGTGCTCGGAGAGGAGGCGCCGTGA
- a CDS encoding dienelactone hydrolase family protein, whose protein sequence is MKSRLRRSLRRLSVAAATVAAVGALTAVPAPAHAADNPYQRGPDPTERSVTARRGPFAIDEISVNGGIGAGFNRGTIFYPTDRSQGTFGAVAVIPGFLSPESLVRWFGPRLASQGFVVMTLTTNGLTDTPESRSEQLLAALDYLTTRSQVRDRIDPSRLAVMGHSMGGGGSLAAAAKRPTLRAAIPLAPWSLTKNWSDLTVPTLIIGAENDNVAPVAGHSERFYDSMTNVPEKAYLEMAGGNHVDPTAESDLVAKFTISWLKRFVDDDTRYDQFLCPAPRPNRQISEYRDTCPHS, encoded by the coding sequence ATGAAGAGCAGACTGCGCAGGTCGCTGCGGCGGCTGTCGGTGGCGGCCGCCACGGTCGCCGCCGTGGGCGCGCTGACCGCCGTCCCCGCCCCCGCGCACGCCGCCGACAACCCCTACCAGCGCGGCCCCGACCCCACCGAGCGCAGCGTCACCGCCCGGCGCGGCCCGTTCGCCATCGACGAGATCAGCGTGAACGGCGGCATCGGCGCCGGCTTCAACCGGGGCACCATCTTCTACCCGACCGACCGGAGCCAGGGCACCTTCGGCGCGGTCGCGGTCATCCCCGGGTTCCTGTCCCCCGAGAGCCTGGTGCGCTGGTTCGGCCCCCGCCTGGCCTCCCAGGGCTTCGTGGTCATGACGCTGACCACCAACGGCCTGACCGACACCCCCGAGTCACGCTCAGAGCAGCTGCTGGCCGCGCTGGACTACCTGACCACCCGCAGCCAGGTGCGCGACCGGATCGACCCGAGCCGGCTGGCCGTGATGGGCCACTCCATGGGCGGCGGCGGCAGCCTGGCGGCCGCGGCCAAGCGCCCCACGCTGCGGGCCGCGATCCCGCTGGCGCCCTGGAGCCTCACCAAGAACTGGAGCGACCTCACCGTCCCGACGCTGATCATCGGCGCGGAGAACGACAACGTCGCCCCGGTCGCCGGCCACTCCGAACGCTTCTACGACAGCATGACCAACGTGCCGGAGAAGGCGTACCTGGAGATGGCGGGCGGCAACCACGTGGACCCCACCGCCGAGTCCGACCTGGTCGCCAAGTTCACGATCTCCTGGCTGAAGCGTTTCGTCGACGACGACACCCGCTACGACCAGTTCCTGTGCCCGGCCCCGCGGCCGAACCGGCAGATCAGCGAGTACCGCGACACCTGCCCCCACTCCTGA
- a CDS encoding enoyl-CoA hydratase family protein has product MKRTPSGAIAWQVHDDGPDRGIAEVVMDRPPVNALTVAGWFELAETVRSLGADESVRALVLRAEGRGFNAGVDIKEIQADPGYDKLIGANRGCFAAFAAVYECQVPVIAAVAGYCLGGGIGLVGNSDIIVASEDATFGLPEVDRGALGAATHLARLVPQHKMRAMVYTAKPATAQELHAWGSVLAVVPRERLREEAFAVAREIAAKSTRVIRAAKESLNGIDLWDVHRSYRYEQGFTFELNLSGVSDEARAAFVEGREAKFDQ; this is encoded by the coding sequence GTGAAGCGAACACCCAGCGGCGCCATCGCGTGGCAGGTCCACGACGACGGGCCCGACCGCGGGATCGCCGAGGTCGTCATGGACCGGCCCCCGGTCAACGCGCTGACCGTGGCCGGTTGGTTCGAACTGGCCGAGACCGTGCGCTCGCTCGGCGCCGACGAGAGCGTCCGGGCACTGGTGCTGCGCGCCGAGGGCCGCGGTTTCAACGCCGGCGTGGACATCAAGGAGATCCAGGCCGACCCGGGCTATGACAAGCTCATCGGCGCCAACCGCGGCTGCTTCGCCGCCTTCGCCGCCGTCTACGAGTGCCAGGTCCCGGTGATCGCCGCGGTCGCCGGCTACTGCCTGGGCGGCGGCATCGGCCTGGTCGGCAACTCCGACATCATCGTGGCCTCCGAGGACGCCACCTTCGGGCTGCCGGAGGTGGACCGGGGCGCCCTGGGCGCCGCCACCCACCTGGCCCGCCTGGTGCCCCAGCACAAGATGCGCGCCATGGTCTACACGGCCAAGCCCGCCACCGCCCAGGAGCTGCACGCCTGGGGTTCGGTGCTCGCGGTCGTCCCCCGGGAGCGGCTGCGCGAGGAGGCCTTCGCGGTGGCCCGCGAGATCGCCGCCAAGAGCACCCGGGTGATCCGCGCGGCGAAAGAGTCGCTGAACGGCATCGACCTGTGGGACGTGCACCGCAGCTACCGGTACGAGCAGGGCTTCACCTTCGAGCTCAATTTGTCGGGCGTCTCCGATGAGGCCCGCGCGGCCTTCGTGGAGGGCCGGGAGGCGAAGTTCGACCAGTGA
- a CDS encoding AI-2E family transporter, with the protein MASGEPTAPQGKGSTAARVTPSRERPPVTVPPGLRNTAVVGASLLVIAAAIYLVVIVLVRLAPLTLAVVAALLMAALIGPVSSGLRRLGTPPWLAALAGILVLLGAIALPFTLITNRVVNEWSSLRRQTEEGLDRVRQWLLEGPLSVSERQINSTVDGLIRTLREALPDPVGGATAAAQGATSALLALVLLFFLLKDGEKMARWALSQLPRRHRGWVAVAAVEGWRTLVAYIRGTFLVAVIDGVGIGLALVIIGVPLALPLGLLTFIAAFIPIVGATVAGAVAVLVALVSNGLGDALLTLGAVLLVQQAEGNLLQPVIQGRSLRLHPAVILIAVTAGTLLGGIAGAVVAVPVTAITYRVTMSLRALKPEDNGPPSPPPDTEPMPAAGGPKPPE; encoded by the coding sequence ATGGCCTCCGGTGAACCCACCGCGCCGCAGGGGAAGGGCTCCACGGCCGCCCGCGTCACGCCCTCCCGGGAACGCCCCCCGGTCACCGTCCCGCCGGGGCTGCGCAACACCGCCGTCGTAGGGGCCAGCCTGCTGGTCATCGCGGCGGCGATCTACCTGGTGGTCATCGTCTTGGTGCGGCTGGCGCCGCTGACGCTGGCGGTGGTGGCGGCGCTGCTGATGGCCGCGCTGATCGGGCCGGTCTCCAGCGGGCTGCGCCGCCTCGGCACCCCGCCCTGGCTGGCCGCGCTGGCCGGGATCCTGGTCCTGCTGGGGGCCATCGCGCTGCCCTTCACGCTGATCACCAACCGGGTGGTCAACGAGTGGAGCAGCCTGCGCCGCCAGACCGAAGAGGGCCTGGACCGCGTCCGCCAATGGCTGCTGGAAGGGCCGCTGTCGGTCAGCGAACGGCAGATCAACTCAACGGTGGACGGGCTGATCAGGACCCTCCGGGAGGCGCTGCCCGACCCGGTCGGCGGGGCCACCGCCGCCGCGCAGGGGGCGACGTCGGCGCTGCTGGCCCTGGTGCTGCTGTTCTTCCTGCTCAAGGACGGCGAGAAGATGGCGCGCTGGGCGCTGAGCCAGCTGCCGCGGCGGCACCGGGGCTGGGTGGCGGTGGCGGCCGTGGAGGGCTGGCGGACGCTGGTCGCCTACATCCGCGGCACGTTCCTGGTCGCCGTGATCGACGGCGTCGGCATCGGGCTGGCGCTGGTGATCATCGGCGTCCCGCTGGCGCTGCCGCTGGGCCTGCTGACCTTCATCGCCGCGTTCATCCCGATCGTCGGGGCCACCGTGGCCGGGGCGGTGGCGGTGCTGGTGGCGCTGGTCAGCAACGGCCTCGGGGACGCGCTGCTGACGCTGGGCGCGGTGCTGCTGGTCCAGCAGGCCGAGGGCAACCTGCTGCAACCGGTGATCCAGGGCCGTTCGCTGCGGCTGCACCCGGCGGTCATCCTGATCGCCGTCACCGCCGGAACCCTGCTGGGCGGCATCGCCGGGGCCGTGGTGGCCGTCCCCGTCACCGCCATCACCTACCGCGTCACCATGAGCCTGCGCGCCCTGAAACCAGAGGACAACGGCCCGCCATCCCCGCCGCCCGACACCGAGCCCATGCCCGCCGCCGGCGGCCCCAAGCCGCCCGAGTGA
- a CDS encoding Na(+)/H(+) antiporter subunit C: MSLVLLVVIGVLLAIGFQMLVQRSMVRIVVGFALLGHAANLALLLAGGPAGAPPLLDGHGEGAMTDPLPQAMALTAIVITFGVTAFLLALAYRSWVFLGEDEVQDDVEDRRIRAERGPEEAEYAAAEAEEDER; encoded by the coding sequence GTGAGCCTGGTGCTGCTCGTGGTGATCGGCGTGCTGCTGGCGATCGGCTTTCAGATGCTGGTGCAGCGGTCGATGGTGCGGATCGTGGTCGGGTTCGCGCTGCTGGGCCACGCCGCCAACCTGGCGCTGCTGCTGGCGGGCGGCCCGGCCGGGGCGCCGCCGCTGCTGGACGGCCACGGCGAAGGGGCCATGACCGACCCGCTGCCGCAGGCCATGGCGCTGACCGCGATCGTCATCACCTTCGGGGTGACCGCCTTCCTGCTGGCCCTGGCCTACCGCAGCTGGGTGTTCCTGGGCGAAGACGAGGTGCAGGACGACGTGGAGGACCGCCGGATCCGCGCCGAGCGCGGCCCGGAAGAGGCAGAGTACGCCGCCGCCGAAGCCGAGGAGGACGAGCGGTGA